The genomic DNA CCTTGATCGTAAAAAATCTCACTGCAAGGTCCACAAGGTCCAGTATCGCCCATCGCCCAAAAGTTGTCATGATCTCCAAAACGGTAAATTCTATCTTTTGCGATGTGTTTTTGCCAAAGCTCATAAGCTTCATCGTCTTTTTCGTGGACTGTGACGTAGAGTTTTTCTACAGGTAGCTTCAAAACGCCAGTTACAAACTCCCAAGCGTAGCTTATGGCTTCTTTTTTGAAGTATTCGCCAAAGCTAAAGTTACCAAGCATCTCAAAAAATGTATGGTGACGAGCTGTGTAGCCGACATTATCAAGGTCGTTGTGTTTGCCTCCAGCCCTAATGCAAGTTTGACAACTAGTGCGAATAGGAGGAGTAGGGCGAGGAACATCGCCTGTAAATATACTTTTAAATGGAACCATTCCAGCATTTGTAAAAAGTAGTGATGCATCATCAGGAACAAGTGGCGAAGATGGCATAATCTCATGGCCTTTGCTCTTAAAAAAATCTAAATATTCTTTTCTAATATCCATATGAATTTCCTAAATTTATAAAATAAAGCCAATTTTAGCACAAATTAGTTAAAAAAATAGTGAATTTAAAGATATATCTAAATTTGTTCTGCAAAGAAATATTTTTGTGATTTAGTAATTTGTTTATTGTTAAAAAAATATATGTAAAATAAAAATAAAAAGGTTAAATTTAATGGATAAAAAAGTAGTATTGCTCCTAAATATGGGTGGGGCTGACAATCTAAGCCAAGTTGAAGTTTTCTTAAAAAATATGTTTAATGACCCATATATTTTAGGTATAAAAAACAAAACTTTGAGATCATTTGTAGCGTGGATGATAACCAAAATGAGAGTAAAAAGCGCTACTAAAAACTATGTAGCACTTGGTGGAAAATCACCAATTGGAGATCTTACTAGATCGCTTGTGGAAAAGCTAAACAAAACTTATGGCAACGAAAATTTGATATTTGATTATGTTATGAACTACACTCCGCCATTTGCAAATGAGGTATTTTCTAAGTATAGAGACGCTAAAGAAATAGTCTTATTCCCACTTTATCCACATCATTCTAGTACGACTATAGTATCAAGCCTAGATAGTGCAAATGCTGCTATAAAGAAGCTTGGACTAAAAGCTGCTATAAAAACTGTAGAGTATTTTTATGAAAATCAAAGCTACAATGATATAATCGTAGAAAATATTAAAAATAAAGTCAGTGGGCTTGATTCTAGCAAGATAGACCTTGTATTTTCATCTCATTCCTTGCCTAAAAAAATTATCGAAAAAGGTGATTTGTACGAGAAGCATACAAATGCTCACGTTGAAATTTTGGCAAATAGCCTAAAAAATGCTGGTGTTAAATTTAATTCAATCAGCTTGGCTTATCAATCACGTCTTGGGCCTGTGGAGTGGCTTGGACCAAATTTAAGCGAAGTTTTGCCAAAACTAGATAGCAAAAGGGCTTTAATCTATCCGATTAGCTTTTGCATTGATAATTCTGAGACTGATTTTGAGCTTGATATCGAGTATAGACACGTGGCAAATGAGAATAAATTTGAGTACTATGAAGTGGTAAAAGCACCAAACGATAGTGATAAATTTGCTAAATTTATAATTAGTTTAATCTAATATAACTCTTTCATCTTCTTGTTTATTTTGAACTGCTTTTGGTTTGGTTGGAGCTGGGATTAGATAGCCATTTTCTATGAGAAGCTCCACCGTGTTTTTAAAGACAGGCAAAGCACTCCAAGATGCGAAATAATATGGATAAGGCTTCATAGGCTCTCTAACCAAAACGCCTATTGTGTAGTTATTGCCTTTTGGGTCGCTAGCAAAACCAAAAAAGCTTGCGTTGTAAAGTTTGTCGCTATATCCGCCACTTGTTGCTATATGAGCTGTTCCTGTTTTGCCACCTATACTAAGACCATCGATTTTTGTTTTTCTAGCTGTTCCCTTGTCGCTTTCTACGACTTTTATAAGGATTCTTTTCATAGTTTTGGCTGTTTCTATAGGCAAAACTACTCTTTTTTCTTGCTCTTTTATACTGTAAGCTTTCCCGTATTTTTCCAAATGGCTTGCGATTTGTGGGGTTATCATGACTCCGTTATTGTTTATGGCGTTATACGCAGTTAGTAGCTGCATGAATGTGACTTGCAATCCGTATCCATAGCTCAAAGTTGCTTTATAAGTCTTGTTCCTAAGCTCGCTCATATAAGGTATAAGTCCAACTTGCTCATAGCTTAGATCAATGCCAGTTTTTTTAGAAAAACCAAAGTCCAAAAGTCCGTTGTAAAGGTCTGTTTCGTTTAGCCTATCAACGATTTGTATCATACCTATGTTTGATGATTCTACTATGACATCTTCTGCACTTAAAAAGTCGTTTTTATGGCTATCTGTGATGATTCTTTTGCCAAGTTTATACTTGCCGCCGTAAATATTTATGATTTCTAGTGGATTGACTTTATTTTCTTTTAGAAGTAGTGAAAATATAAATGGCTTCATAACAGAGCCTACCTCATAAGCATACTCGCTTGCGGTTGAATTTAGTGCTTGATAGTCTCTTCTTGTGATATTTGATGGATTATATCTTGAAGTAGAAACTAGCGATAAAATCTTGCCAGTTTTACTATCCATTATGCCTATGACAACCTCTTTTGCTATGAGATCTTGCATTCTTTCGTTTGCCATTTTTTCTAGGATTTTTTGTAGTTTTAGTGGAGTGTTTAAAACGACATTATATCCGTCTATCCTTTTAGAAAGGTCAGCGTCGCCTGAAAGAATAATAGTATTTGAAAGATCTCTTGGGCCTTTTATAATGGCATCTTGAGTAGAAGAGAGTAGATTATCATAGACTTGTTCTATACCTTTTACACCCTCGACTTTTGTGATGCCGTCTTTTTCTATCTTTTTGATGTATCCTATGGTAGGCGTGAGCGTATCTTCAGCCATATATATGCGTTTTTCGCCACTTTCTACTATACTCATACCTTGAGTTGTGACTATGCCAGTTTTTGGATCTTCATATGGGACAAAAACTTTTTTTCTATATAGTTTTCTAGCTAGCTCTTTAAGATACGCTGCACCTTTGGCATCGATTTCATAAGATAGCGTTACTATGCCTTTTTTATTTAGGATTTTTCTGATTTTTTTGGGATCGTCACCACTGTAAAGTGTGTATAATCTGATAAATAGCTCTTTTTTGTTTGGATCTATATTTCTAGTATCGACCATAGCTTTATAGAGTTTTTGGCTATTTGCTATGCTAAAACCATCTTTTGTGATGATAGATCCTCTTAAAGCACTGTCAAAATCGCTACTTTGGAGCTTTGGTAAGTGTCTGTCTAAAAACACTCTATAAAAAATTACAGACAAAAATAGAATAACTCCAAGGATTATAAAGCCATATATGACATAAACCTTGTCTTGGCTGTGGCGTTCATTCATTAGAGTTGAGTTCTTGAGATTTCTTTATATGCGCTTATGGCTTTATTTCTGATTTCTAGCATTAGTTTCATGCTTGTTTCTGCTTTGCCTATAGCGATGGCTGCTTGGTGCAAGTCTGTAACCTCGCCAGTGGCTAGGTCGGCTACTGCTTTATCGGCTTTTACTTGAGTGTCGTTTAAGTCGCTTAAGGCTTTATTCAACATATCAGAAAAACCACTTCCGCTTTGTTCTTGGCTTTTTTTAGTTTGTTCAGTTTGATTTAAATTTGATATTTCTGAGATATTCATAATTATCCTTTTAATAACTCTATTGCACTATTTGCTATATTTTTAGCACTTTGAAATGCTGAAACGTTTGCTTGATACGCTCTTGTAGCTTCTACTAAATCGGCCATTTCTATAACTGGATTAATGTTTGGCAGCATTACATAGCCCTTTGCGTTTGCATCTGGGTGGCTTGGGTCGTATTTGAGTCTAAAATCGCTATCATCCCTTACTACTTTATCGACTATAACGCTGCTTAGAGCTGGTTTTGGAAACTGTGGAGCATCTGGATCATCAAGTGGATTTTCGTTTTGCAAGAAATCAGTTTTTGAGTTTAGTGCGTTGTTTAGCTCACTTGTAAAATCAATAGCTTTGAAAACAACTTCACGTCTTCTATATGGTCCGCCTTCTGCTGTTCTTGTTGTGTTTGCGTTTGCGATATTTGAGCTAATTACGTTCATACGGAAGCGTTGAGCGCTCAAACCATAACCACTTATATCAAAATCACTTAAATATGCCACGTTTTATCCTTAAATTTTACCACTAGCGTCTATTACGCTTTTAAATATATCGCCTTGTTTTTTGCTCGCACCATCTAGAGCTTGCACCATTATAGAGTTTTTGCTAAGCTCGGTTGTTTCGACATCTAAATCAACTGTATTGCCATCGTTCCTTGCCATGTGGCCATCTCTTAAATACACTGTTGAGTTTTTAGCACTTGGAAAGTCTAGCGAGGCAAAATGCTTTTCGTTTGTAACTGCAAGCTCAAATTTAGGCTCAGTTTTTACACCATAAATTTCATTTTTTTTAGCAATCAAAGCAGATTCAAAATCTACATCTTTTGCCTTGTAAAATGGAGTATCGATATTTGCTATATTGCCAGCGATGATTTGTTGGCGAAGAACTCTGCCTTCAAGCGCTGCATTGACTAGTTGTTTTGATTTGCTTGTTTGGAAGCCTGCAAACATCTTTTCTCCTTTATTTAGCTCGTCTCTTCTGCTATTTTTAGGGAGTTTTGTCACTTGCTTCACTGCGACGGGGCACAAAGCCCGTCTCATTTGCTCGTGACTCACAACCCTAAAAATATCTAGAAGATACTTCTCTATATTTTTAGATACTTTTATTTAAGCAAATTTTATTCCAAAATCTGCCTAAATCAGCTCTTTAAATGAATTAAATCCTGAATTTTGATTAATTTTTTTGTTTAATTCATCTAAAAATCTATCTCGTTTTAAATTTATTGCACCCATAAATCTCAAATGCTCGTTCATCACTTGAGCATCTATCAAAAAATCAAATTTACTAAGCACTTCGCAAAGCGTGATAAGAGCGACTTTTGAAGCATTTGGTTTTGTGCTTATCATACTTTCGCCGCAAAATACCTTACCAAAAATCAGTCCATAAAGCCCGCCGATTAACTCATCATTTTCATAAACTTCCACGCTGTGAGCGTATCCTAGCTCATGGAGTTTTGTGTATGAGCTTACGATGTCATTGCTTATCCAAGTTGGCTCGTGATTTTGCCTGTGCTCTTTGCAAAGCTTTATCAAAGAGCCAAAATCGTGGTCGAATTTTACCACGTAACGCTTGAAAAATGGCTTTATACTTTTGTGTTTTTTGATATCTTTTGGGTAAAATACAGCTCTTGGATCTGGCGACCACCAAAGAATGCTCTCACCCTCCATAAACCAAGGAAATATGCCTTTTTTATATGCTGATATTAGGGCGTTTGGCTCTAAGCTTCCACCAAAGGCTAAAGGGGCATTTTTGGGTGCAAATTTAGGATTTGGGAACTTATAAATCACTGCTTTTTGTACCTGCTAAGCTCTGAAAAACTAAAAAACACGCTTATTCCGCCATTTATACAAGGCAGTATTTCGCAGCCTGGATAATAAAATGTGATGCCCTCGGCTTCAAATGCGAAGTTTTCTGTAAAACTGATTGTGTCAAAATCAAAAAACATAGATTTTGCCTCATCATCACCCGTTGCA from Campylobacter iguaniorum includes the following:
- the flgB gene encoding flagellar basal body rod protein FlgB, whose amino-acid sequence is MFAGFQTSKSKQLVNAALEGRVLRQQIIAGNIANIDTPFYKAKDVDFESALIAKKNEIYGVKTEPKFELAVTNEKHFASLDFPSAKNSTVYLRDGHMARNDGNTVDLDVETTELSKNSIMVQALDGASKKQGDIFKSVIDASGKI
- a CDS encoding peptidoglycan D,D-transpeptidase FtsI family protein; the protein is MNERHSQDKVYVIYGFIILGVILFLSVIFYRVFLDRHLPKLQSSDFDSALRGSIITKDGFSIANSQKLYKAMVDTRNIDPNKKELFIRLYTLYSGDDPKKIRKILNKKGIVTLSYEIDAKGAAYLKELARKLYRKKVFVPYEDPKTGIVTTQGMSIVESGEKRIYMAEDTLTPTIGYIKKIEKDGITKVEGVKGIEQVYDNLLSSTQDAIIKGPRDLSNTIILSGDADLSKRIDGYNVVLNTPLKLQKILEKMANERMQDLIAKEVVIGIMDSKTGKILSLVSTSRYNPSNITRRDYQALNSTASEYAYEVGSVMKPFIFSLLLKENKVNPLEIINIYGGKYKLGKRIITDSHKNDFLSAEDVIVESSNIGMIQIVDRLNETDLYNGLLDFGFSKKTGIDLSYEQVGLIPYMSELRNKTYKATLSYGYGLQVTFMQLLTAYNAINNNGVMITPQIASHLEKYGKAYSIKEQEKRVVLPIETAKTMKRILIKVVESDKGTARKTKIDGLSIGGKTGTAHIATSGGYSDKLYNASFFGFASDPKGNNYTIGVLVREPMKPYPYYFASWSALPVFKNTVELLIENGYLIPAPTKPKAVQNKQEDERVILD
- the hemH gene encoding ferrochelatase, whose product is MDKKVVLLLNMGGADNLSQVEVFLKNMFNDPYILGIKNKTLRSFVAWMITKMRVKSATKNYVALGGKSPIGDLTRSLVEKLNKTYGNENLIFDYVMNYTPPFANEVFSKYRDAKEIVLFPLYPHHSSTTIVSSLDSANAAIKKLGLKAAIKTVEYFYENQSYNDIIVENIKNKVSGLDSSKIDLVFSSHSLPKKIIEKGDLYEKHTNAHVEILANSLKNAGVKFNSISLAYQSRLGPVEWLGPNLSEVLPKLDSKRALIYPISFCIDNSETDFELDIEYRHVANENKFEYYEVVKAPNDSDKFAKFIISLI
- the fliE gene encoding flagellar hook-basal body complex protein FliE; the encoded protein is MNISEISNLNQTEQTKKSQEQSGSGFSDMLNKALSDLNDTQVKADKAVADLATGEVTDLHQAAIAIGKAETSMKLMLEIRNKAISAYKEISRTQL
- the aat gene encoding leucyl/phenylalanyl-tRNA--protein transferase; this encodes MIYKFPNPKFAPKNAPLAFGGSLEPNALISAYKKGIFPWFMEGESILWWSPDPRAVFYPKDIKKHKSIKPFFKRYVVKFDHDFGSLIKLCKEHRQNHEPTWISNDIVSSYTKLHELGYAHSVEVYENDELIGGLYGLIFGKVFCGESMISTKPNASKVALITLCEVLSKFDFLIDAQVMNEHLRFMGAINLKRDRFLDELNKKINQNSGFNSFKELI
- the flgC gene encoding flagellar basal body rod protein FlgC, giving the protein MAYLSDFDISGYGLSAQRFRMNVISSNIANANTTRTAEGGPYRRREVVFKAIDFTSELNNALNSKTDFLQNENPLDDPDAPQFPKPALSSVIVDKVVRDDSDFRLKYDPSHPDANAKGYVMLPNINPVIEMADLVEATRAYQANVSAFQSAKNIANSAIELLKG